A region from the Ammospiza nelsoni isolate bAmmNel1 chromosome 1, bAmmNel1.pri, whole genome shotgun sequence genome encodes:
- the PDCD6 gene encoding programmed cell death protein 6 isoform X2: protein MAAGYQQRPNGGGAPGALPDPSFLWSVFQRVDKDRSGIICDNELQQALSNGTWTPFNPATVRSILGMFDRENKGGVNFNEFTGVWKYITDWQNVFRTYDRDNSGMIDKNELKQALTGYRLSDQFYDILIRKFDRQGKGQVAFDDFIQCCVVLQRLTDVFRRYDTDQDGWIQVSYEQYLSMVFSIV from the exons ATGGCGGCGGGGTACCAACAGCGGCCCAACGGCGGCGGCGCCCCCGGCGCCCTGCCCGACCCCTCCTTCCTGTGGAGCGTCTTCCAGAG agtTGATAAAGACAGGAGTGGAATAATATGTGATAATGAACTTCAGCAGGCATTATCCAATG GAACGTGGACTCCATTTAATCCAGCAACAGTCAGATCAATTCTTG GCATGTTtgacagagaaaacaaagggGGTGTGAACTTCAATGAATTCACAGGAGTCTGGAAATACATCACAGACTGGCAGAATGTCTTTCGAACGTATGACAGAGACAATTCTGGAATGATTGACAAAAATGAACTAAAGCAAGCACTAACAG GTTACCGACTCTCTGATCAGTTCTATGATATCCTTATTCGGAAATTTGACAGACAAGGAAAAGGACAAGTTGCTTTTGATGATTTTATTCAGTGCTGTGTTGTTCTACAG AGGCTGACTGATGTGTTTCGTCGATACGACACTGACCAGGATGGCTGGATCCAGGTGTCCTATGAGCAGTACCTTTCCATGGTCTTCAGCATTGTATGA
- the PDCD6 gene encoding programmed cell death protein 6 isoform X1 has product MAAGYQQRPNGGGAPGALPDPSFLWSVFQRVDKDRSGIICDNELQQALSNGTWTPFNPATVRSILGMFDRENKGGVNFNEFTGVWKYITDWQNVFRTYDRDNSGMIDKNELKQALTGFGYRLSDQFYDILIRKFDRQGKGQVAFDDFIQCCVVLQRLTDVFRRYDTDQDGWIQVSYEQYLSMVFSIV; this is encoded by the exons ATGGCGGCGGGGTACCAACAGCGGCCCAACGGCGGCGGCGCCCCCGGCGCCCTGCCCGACCCCTCCTTCCTGTGGAGCGTCTTCCAGAG agtTGATAAAGACAGGAGTGGAATAATATGTGATAATGAACTTCAGCAGGCATTATCCAATG GAACGTGGACTCCATTTAATCCAGCAACAGTCAGATCAATTCTTG GCATGTTtgacagagaaaacaaagggGGTGTGAACTTCAATGAATTCACAGGAGTCTGGAAATACATCACAGACTGGCAGAATGTCTTTCGAACGTATGACAGAGACAATTCTGGAATGATTGACAAAAATGAACTAAAGCAAGCACTAACAGGTTTTG GTTACCGACTCTCTGATCAGTTCTATGATATCCTTATTCGGAAATTTGACAGACAAGGAAAAGGACAAGTTGCTTTTGATGATTTTATTCAGTGCTGTGTTGTTCTACAG AGGCTGACTGATGTGTTTCGTCGATACGACACTGACCAGGATGGCTGGATCCAGGTGTCCTATGAGCAGTACCTTTCCATGGTCTTCAGCATTGTATGA
- the LOC132070773 gene encoding uncharacterized protein LOC132070773 isoform X2 translates to MKYRVLRRVKRSFTGYITCLKDFVNDPRREEPLVGLEHVVEVRFEGRREPRYECRLCGCNSEVAPMIEHLSGYKHRREYISKEFPDKIKKKTKDTKECKVSFFRRIAGELEKSEGLKMYKTEGYIRPATSSPLKKKSRWEDDYKQENDPVRKQKALEFLETFHITSDSEATLVVRITQELMEALKAFCEKKAADNYTNSLGPLVTVPQDEFPERQSIPEHYGPDVEYKGSSDWNQGFLSQYEEYSEDASFAPAHPNSYQADDGSSSCHLTPDNFASVSLLGDSPAVEPDIPASGVSQWLRELRNSVPSMNLAPGASSYQSCPVKEYSAEYISSDVQGTELCDNRLSFGRENTKWSNQQVCTKAGHISDQELSYSNYSASYPPSGRYFTNYTSQNYSSYKNYESVNSCTSSAISTVSGRGGSRWHQDTRWNEWNEDYRCYEDSSWKQESRCQEFRYQKSAYQRDWSSHQDSFSGGGSYQDHQQFRSSEEMFDGADVGLAPNTVNKLLGKDVPTMTRMLKQLAPYHPALQKVNIQTFVNVLIEAREKD, encoded by the exons ATGAAATACCGAGTGCTCAGACGAG TGAAGAGATCATTCACAGGGTACATAACCTGTCTGAAGGATTTTGTGAATGATCCCAGAAGAGAAGAACCTCTAGTTG GTTTAGAACATGTGGTTGAAGTCAGATTTGAAGGAAGAAGAGAGCCACGTTACGAGTGCAGGCTGTGTGGGTGCAATTCAGAGGTGGCACCTATGATAGAACATCTTAGTGGATATAAACACAGAAGAGAATACATT TCTAAAGAATTTCcagataaaataaagaaaaaaacaaaagatacAAAAGAATGCAAAGTCTCGTTTTTCAGACGAAtagcaggagagctggagaagagTGAAGGATTAAAAATGTATAAG acGGAAGGTTACATAAGACCAGCTACCTCAT ccCCATTGAAGAAGAAATCAAG gtgGGAAGATGATTATAAGCAAGAG AATGATCCTGTTCGGAAACAGAAAGCTCTGGAGTTCTTG GAGACTTTTCACATCACCTCAGACTCAGAAGCAACACTCGTTGTTCGCATTACACAGGAACTCATGGAGGCTTTGAAGGCCTTTTgtgaaaagaaagcagca GATAACTACACCAACAGTTTAGGCCCACTGGTGACAGTACCTCAAGATGAATTTCCAGAAAGGCAAAGCATCCCAGAACACTATGGGCCAGATGTAGAATACAAAg GAAGTTCTGACTGGAATCAAGGGTTTTTGTCTCAGTATGAAGAGTATTCTGAAGATGCTTCTTTTGCTCCTGCTCACCCCAACAGTTACCAAGCAGATGATGGATCATCCTCCTGTCATCTGACACCTGACAACTTTGCAAGTGTGTCTCTGCTCGGGGACTCTCCTGCTGTTGAGCCTGATATTCCTGCCAGTGGTGTCAGCCAATGGCTGAGAGAGCTCAGGAACTCCGTGCCCTCCATGAATTTGGCTCCTGGGGCCTCTTCATACCAGAGCTGCCCAGTGAAGGAGTACTCAGCAGAATACATATCCAGTGATGTGCAAGGAACTGAGCTCTGTGATAACAGACTCTCATTTGgcagagaaaatacaaaatggagcAATCAACAAGTGTGTACCAAAGCAGGGCATATAAGTGACCAAGAATTATCCTATTCCAATTATTCTGCCTCATATCCTCCATCTGGAAGATACTTTACAAATTATACTTCACAAAACTATTCCTCTTACAAGAACTATGAGTCTGTTAATAGTTGTACATCTTCTGCAATTTCTACTGTTTCAGGAAGAGGTGGATCCAGGTGGCACCAGGACACTAGGTGGAATGAGTGGAATGAGGACTATAGGTGTTACGAGGATTCTAGCTGGAAGCAAGAATCTAGGTGTCAAGAATTCAGGTATCAGAAATCAGCCTACCAGAGAGACTGGAGTTCACATCAGGACTCATTTTCTGGTGGTGGTTCATACCAAGATCACCAGCAGTTCAGAAGCTCAGAAGAGATGTTTGATGGAGCTGATGTTGGTCTTGCTCCCAACACTGTGAACAAACTCCTAGGGAAGGATGTGCCTACAATGACCAGGATGCTGAAGCAGTTGGCTCCCTATCACCCAGCGCTTCAAA AAGTAAATATTCAGACATTCGTCAATGTGCTAATAGAAGCTAGAGAGAAAGATTAA
- the LOC132070773 gene encoding uncharacterized protein LOC132070773 isoform X1, producing MSAVPEEVKAEDGKAEPEKKLFYCDVCKIYCMCAISLQSHYRGAKHRRQEKAMRRRNLYCSSALIQVPMKYRVLRRVKRSFTGYITCLKDFVNDPRREEPLVGLEHVVEVRFEGRREPRYECRLCGCNSEVAPMIEHLSGYKHRREYISKEFPDKIKKKTKDTKECKVSFFRRIAGELEKSEGLKMYKTEGYIRPATSSPLKKKSRWEDDYKQENDPVRKQKALEFLETFHITSDSEATLVVRITQELMEALKAFCEKKAADNYTNSLGPLVTVPQDEFPERQSIPEHYGPDVEYKGSSDWNQGFLSQYEEYSEDASFAPAHPNSYQADDGSSSCHLTPDNFASVSLLGDSPAVEPDIPASGVSQWLRELRNSVPSMNLAPGASSYQSCPVKEYSAEYISSDVQGTELCDNRLSFGRENTKWSNQQVCTKAGHISDQELSYSNYSASYPPSGRYFTNYTSQNYSSYKNYESVNSCTSSAISTVSGRGGSRWHQDTRWNEWNEDYRCYEDSSWKQESRCQEFRYQKSAYQRDWSSHQDSFSGGGSYQDHQQFRSSEEMFDGADVGLAPNTVNKLLGKDVPTMTRMLKQLAPYHPALQKVNIQTFVNVLIEAREKD from the exons ATGAGCGCCGTGCCTGAGGAAGTTAAGGCAGAAGATGGCAAAGCGGAGCCCGAGAAGAAGCTCTTTTACTGCGAT gttTGTAAAATTTACTGTATGTGCGCCATAAGTCTTCAGTCACACTACCGTGGTGCGAAGCATAGGAGG CAAGAGAAAGCCATGAGACGCAGGAATCTCTATT GTTCTTCAGCTCTAATCCAAGTTCCGATGAAATACCGAGTGCTCAGACGAG TGAAGAGATCATTCACAGGGTACATAACCTGTCTGAAGGATTTTGTGAATGATCCCAGAAGAGAAGAACCTCTAGTTG GTTTAGAACATGTGGTTGAAGTCAGATTTGAAGGAAGAAGAGAGCCACGTTACGAGTGCAGGCTGTGTGGGTGCAATTCAGAGGTGGCACCTATGATAGAACATCTTAGTGGATATAAACACAGAAGAGAATACATT TCTAAAGAATTTCcagataaaataaagaaaaaaacaaaagatacAAAAGAATGCAAAGTCTCGTTTTTCAGACGAAtagcaggagagctggagaagagTGAAGGATTAAAAATGTATAAG acGGAAGGTTACATAAGACCAGCTACCTCAT ccCCATTGAAGAAGAAATCAAG gtgGGAAGATGATTATAAGCAAGAG AATGATCCTGTTCGGAAACAGAAAGCTCTGGAGTTCTTG GAGACTTTTCACATCACCTCAGACTCAGAAGCAACACTCGTTGTTCGCATTACACAGGAACTCATGGAGGCTTTGAAGGCCTTTTgtgaaaagaaagcagca GATAACTACACCAACAGTTTAGGCCCACTGGTGACAGTACCTCAAGATGAATTTCCAGAAAGGCAAAGCATCCCAGAACACTATGGGCCAGATGTAGAATACAAAg GAAGTTCTGACTGGAATCAAGGGTTTTTGTCTCAGTATGAAGAGTATTCTGAAGATGCTTCTTTTGCTCCTGCTCACCCCAACAGTTACCAAGCAGATGATGGATCATCCTCCTGTCATCTGACACCTGACAACTTTGCAAGTGTGTCTCTGCTCGGGGACTCTCCTGCTGTTGAGCCTGATATTCCTGCCAGTGGTGTCAGCCAATGGCTGAGAGAGCTCAGGAACTCCGTGCCCTCCATGAATTTGGCTCCTGGGGCCTCTTCATACCAGAGCTGCCCAGTGAAGGAGTACTCAGCAGAATACATATCCAGTGATGTGCAAGGAACTGAGCTCTGTGATAACAGACTCTCATTTGgcagagaaaatacaaaatggagcAATCAACAAGTGTGTACCAAAGCAGGGCATATAAGTGACCAAGAATTATCCTATTCCAATTATTCTGCCTCATATCCTCCATCTGGAAGATACTTTACAAATTATACTTCACAAAACTATTCCTCTTACAAGAACTATGAGTCTGTTAATAGTTGTACATCTTCTGCAATTTCTACTGTTTCAGGAAGAGGTGGATCCAGGTGGCACCAGGACACTAGGTGGAATGAGTGGAATGAGGACTATAGGTGTTACGAGGATTCTAGCTGGAAGCAAGAATCTAGGTGTCAAGAATTCAGGTATCAGAAATCAGCCTACCAGAGAGACTGGAGTTCACATCAGGACTCATTTTCTGGTGGTGGTTCATACCAAGATCACCAGCAGTTCAGAAGCTCAGAAGAGATGTTTGATGGAGCTGATGTTGGTCTTGCTCCCAACACTGTGAACAAACTCCTAGGGAAGGATGTGCCTACAATGACCAGGATGCTGAAGCAGTTGGCTCCCTATCACCCAGCGCTTCAAA AAGTAAATATTCAGACATTCGTCAATGTGCTAATAGAAGCTAGAGAGAAAGATTAA